The following proteins come from a genomic window of Corallococcus sp. NCRR:
- a CDS encoding tetratricopeptide repeat protein: MKVSCPSCQTNYNIDDRRIPPGGAKLKCARCQTTFPIKADGASSEAPEAAAPQAAAIPLPGQAAAIPLPGNAAPQSAAIPLPGTAAPRPAAPQSAAIPLPGAAAPQPAAIPLPGQAAAIPLPGTAAPQSAAIPLPGNAAAIPLPGSAAPQSAAIPLPGAAAPQSAAIPLPGQAAPRAAAPAPQSAAIPLPGSAAPQSAAIPLPGSAAPQSAAIPMGTGPAIPLPGTAAPRAAAPAPQSAAIPLPGTAAPQPAAIPMGTGQAIPLPGSAAPRSAAIPLPGSAAPQSAAIPMGAGPAIPLPGAAAPRAAAIPLPGNAAPPVPEDPFSFDDEVPPAAYASPGVAAPRALSLDAGPGAPVALPDDSFNFDMDAAPPAPSPAEDDFAEVSSGEFSSVDTSDFSEPREDVTRVVAIPVPNAAFREPAAYGTDEPAGTARDFDFSEEPVAAAPPAEADFGTPDFDFADDGTLPVPAQPAPEDAFTFDINDPNNAHGPAAASRPHPQTYGYGEPEPQADPFALAPPPAEPEADPFGLPPPSDYAAAPPDADPFALPPPPAAGAPSYDLGGLPSASEDPFALPPSPGMDFSDLPSPAAPQAMDFSDLPSPAAPQAVSFDFAEPPPPAYGQAPAYGQAPAYGQAPVPTDDPFAVDFSSPPPAAPPSPDFSLDFGDPAPAAPPAPARINPAVDFGDVDFGDPSPVPSSSATGLPDALEFDPTAAPVDDLEADLSAPLPPPPAAGPADGLEMLSFIDDSAGKDAGGRVQVKRFHVRRRSGKMFGPFEEGVIVKMLEDGQLLGNEDVSPDSEAWSAIGTVPVFAAAIQRLMEGPAKAVPLAATPGAPAPEAAGTTDPANPQASMERLRQLYEGRMAAVSVVDRSAADAKWKKRMPALIAAGVAVLVLGTGASFEASRYGAFGRNKFFPSRVSSGSAEAKLVEEARKGLLADTYASYKEARTKSAQVLAKNEYPEVRALWCQSVAYLQRRYADGERSDLAACGKHMETIELLGEKNVEVIKTTAGIALTQRKGAEVQARLRDAAVREDNQGDLELSFLLAESYAQQKDIGNAVATLTKVLEKDAKSAKAHHALGNLYQAQGKADEAAKAYAEALAADPQHAASAVELAAVELLVRKSNIEQGAQAVESALKLQDALGPAERARARGLKGVALFQQFKPKEAEAELRTALKDNPDSDFIKAQLAQVLRSQRDYDGALPLYASLAKEDSDNLGYVDGHITALVMTGKMQDALTAVEAASKSFPNEARIAYLYGRIEDALDKPTEAEGHFKRANAADAKLVDAGLYLGRLYLRQHRNADARALLEAAAQQAPEHAGVHAGLGELALAENNSLLAQQEFDRAVQLDPNLADAHLGLSRVALLNGDTTLAETEANRALELDPHLLKDGRLQRGLVLWRLHRLDEAAAELEKAKGEDPRSITTPITLGAVLLEKGDLAGAESNLGLALRNEPSNHEALYYLGLVRAKRSEYTQALDSMKTAVDRAPKRPDYKYAYGVILRDAKRLPDAVEQWKAAVELEPNYADAHEALGHAYLERGEFDAAIASFEAALKADPQRTRVMGAMGDVLFNAARWDDAVRRYQAALKADPKLTYVYYKVARAFTEQAQYAKAIDWYKKATTAEPDNAQSFYYLGFAYKERNKRKDAITAFKEYLVKKPDAADKKDIEDEIYDLEH; encoded by the coding sequence ATGAAAGTCTCCTGCCCGTCGTGCCAGACGAATTACAACATCGATGACAGGCGGATCCCGCCCGGCGGCGCCAAGCTGAAGTGCGCCCGGTGCCAGACCACGTTCCCCATCAAGGCCGATGGCGCGAGCTCCGAAGCTCCCGAGGCCGCGGCGCCGCAGGCTGCCGCCATCCCCCTGCCGGGCCAGGCCGCCGCCATTCCGCTCCCGGGCAATGCCGCGCCCCAGTCCGCCGCGATTCCCCTGCCCGGCACCGCCGCGCCCCGCCCAGCGGCGCCCCAGTCCGCCGCCATCCCACTGCCGGGTGCCGCCGCGCCGCAGCCCGCCGCCATCCCGCTTCCGGGCCAGGCCGCCGCGATTCCCCTGCCCGGCACCGCCGCGCCGCAGTCCGCCGCGATTCCCCTGCCGGGCAATGCCGCCGCCATCCCGCTCCCGGGTAGCGCCGCGCCCCAGTCCGCCGCCATCCCCCTGCCGGGTGCCGCCGCGCCGCAGTCCGCCGCCATTCCGCTCCCGGGCCAGGCCGCCCCGCGCGCCGCCGCTCCGGCGCCGCAGTCCGCCGCCATTCCGCTGCCCGGCAGCGCCGCGCCCCAGTCCGCCGCCATCCCGCTGCCGGGCAGTGCCGCCCCGCAGTCCGCCGCCATTCCCATGGGTACGGGCCCGGCCATCCCGCTGCCGGGTACCGCCGCTCCGCGCGCCGCCGCCCCGGCGCCGCAGTCCGCCGCCATCCCCCTGCCCGGCACCGCCGCGCCGCAGCCCGCCGCCATCCCCATGGGTACGGGCCAGGCCATCCCGCTGCCCGGAAGCGCCGCGCCCCGTTCGGCCGCCATCCCGCTGCCGGGCAGTGCCGCGCCCCAGTCCGCCGCCATCCCCATGGGCGCGGGTCCGGCCATCCCGCTCCCCGGCGCTGCCGCCCCGCGCGCCGCCGCCATCCCGCTGCCGGGCAACGCCGCTCCGCCCGTCCCCGAGGATCCGTTCTCCTTCGACGACGAGGTCCCGCCCGCGGCCTATGCCTCGCCGGGCGTGGCCGCGCCCCGGGCCCTCTCGCTCGACGCGGGACCTGGCGCGCCGGTGGCCCTGCCGGACGACTCGTTCAACTTCGACATGGACGCCGCGCCGCCGGCCCCCTCGCCCGCGGAGGACGACTTCGCGGAGGTGAGCAGCGGCGAGTTCTCCTCGGTCGACACCAGCGACTTCTCCGAGCCGCGCGAGGACGTGACCCGCGTCGTCGCCATCCCCGTCCCCAACGCCGCCTTCCGCGAGCCCGCCGCCTACGGCACGGACGAGCCCGCCGGCACCGCGCGCGACTTCGACTTCTCCGAAGAGCCCGTCGCCGCCGCCCCGCCCGCCGAGGCCGACTTCGGCACGCCCGACTTCGACTTCGCGGACGACGGCACCCTGCCCGTCCCCGCGCAGCCGGCGCCGGAGGACGCGTTCACCTTCGACATCAACGACCCGAACAACGCCCACGGCCCCGCCGCGGCGTCGCGTCCCCACCCGCAAACCTACGGCTACGGCGAGCCGGAGCCCCAGGCGGATCCGTTCGCCCTGGCCCCGCCCCCCGCGGAGCCGGAAGCGGATCCGTTCGGCCTCCCGCCGCCCTCCGACTACGCGGCCGCGCCCCCCGACGCGGACCCGTTCGCCCTGCCCCCGCCGCCCGCCGCCGGCGCGCCGTCCTATGACCTGGGCGGGCTGCCCTCCGCGAGCGAGGACCCCTTCGCCCTGCCGCCCTCGCCCGGCATGGACTTCTCGGACCTGCCCTCGCCCGCCGCGCCCCAGGCGATGGACTTCTCCGACCTGCCCTCGCCCGCCGCGCCCCAGGCCGTGTCCTTCGACTTCGCGGAGCCGCCGCCCCCCGCGTACGGTCAGGCCCCCGCGTACGGTCAGGCCCCCGCGTATGGCCAGGCTCCCGTGCCCACGGATGATCCGTTCGCCGTGGACTTCTCGTCGCCGCCCCCGGCCGCGCCGCCGTCACCGGACTTCAGCCTGGACTTCGGCGACCCCGCCCCGGCCGCGCCGCCGGCGCCCGCGCGCATCAACCCCGCCGTGGACTTCGGCGACGTGGACTTCGGCGACCCCTCGCCCGTCCCGTCCTCCTCGGCCACGGGCCTGCCGGACGCGCTGGAGTTCGACCCCACCGCCGCGCCCGTGGATGACCTGGAAGCGGACCTCTCCGCGCCGCTGCCGCCCCCGCCCGCCGCGGGCCCCGCGGACGGCCTGGAGATGCTCAGCTTCATCGACGACAGCGCCGGCAAGGACGCCGGTGGCCGCGTGCAGGTGAAGCGCTTCCACGTGCGCCGCCGCTCCGGGAAGATGTTCGGCCCGTTCGAAGAGGGCGTCATCGTCAAGATGCTCGAGGACGGCCAGCTCCTGGGCAACGAGGACGTGTCGCCGGACTCGGAGGCGTGGTCCGCCATCGGCACCGTGCCCGTGTTCGCCGCCGCCATCCAGCGGCTGATGGAGGGTCCGGCCAAGGCCGTGCCGCTGGCGGCCACCCCGGGCGCGCCGGCCCCGGAGGCAGCGGGCACCACGGATCCCGCCAACCCGCAGGCCAGCATGGAGCGGCTGCGCCAGCTCTACGAAGGCCGCATGGCCGCGGTGTCCGTCGTGGACCGCAGCGCCGCCGACGCCAAGTGGAAGAAGCGCATGCCCGCCCTCATCGCCGCGGGCGTGGCGGTGCTCGTGCTGGGCACCGGCGCCAGCTTCGAGGCCAGCCGCTACGGCGCCTTCGGCCGCAACAAGTTCTTCCCCTCCCGAGTGTCCTCCGGCTCCGCCGAAGCGAAGCTCGTCGAGGAGGCGCGCAAGGGGCTGCTGGCGGACACCTACGCCAGCTACAAGGAAGCGCGCACGAAGAGCGCCCAGGTGCTGGCGAAGAACGAGTACCCGGAGGTCCGCGCCCTCTGGTGCCAGTCCGTCGCCTACCTGCAGCGCCGCTACGCGGACGGCGAGCGCTCCGACCTCGCCGCGTGCGGCAAGCACATGGAGACCATCGAGCTGCTGGGTGAGAAGAACGTGGAGGTCATCAAGACCACCGCCGGCATCGCCCTCACCCAGCGCAAGGGGGCGGAGGTGCAGGCCCGCCTGCGGGACGCCGCCGTGCGCGAGGACAACCAGGGCGACCTGGAGCTCTCCTTCCTCCTGGCGGAGTCCTACGCGCAGCAGAAGGACATCGGCAACGCCGTCGCCACCCTGACCAAGGTGCTGGAGAAGGACGCGAAGTCCGCCAAGGCCCACCACGCGCTGGGCAACCTGTACCAGGCGCAGGGCAAGGCCGACGAGGCCGCCAAGGCCTACGCGGAAGCGCTCGCCGCGGATCCGCAGCACGCCGCCTCCGCGGTGGAGCTGGCCGCGGTGGAGCTCCTGGTGCGCAAGTCGAACATCGAGCAGGGCGCCCAGGCCGTGGAGAGCGCCCTGAAGCTCCAGGACGCGCTGGGGCCCGCCGAGCGCGCCCGCGCCCGCGGCCTCAAGGGCGTGGCCCTCTTCCAGCAGTTCAAGCCCAAGGAAGCGGAAGCGGAGCTGAGGACGGCCCTCAAGGACAACCCGGACTCCGACTTCATCAAGGCCCAGCTGGCCCAGGTGCTGCGCTCGCAGCGCGACTACGACGGCGCGTTGCCGCTCTACGCCTCGCTCGCGAAGGAGGACAGCGACAACCTGGGGTACGTGGACGGCCACATCACCGCGCTGGTGATGACGGGCAAGATGCAGGACGCGCTCACCGCCGTGGAGGCCGCCAGCAAGAGCTTCCCCAACGAGGCGCGCATCGCGTACCTCTACGGCCGCATCGAGGACGCGCTCGACAAGCCCACGGAGGCGGAGGGCCACTTCAAGCGCGCCAACGCCGCCGACGCGAAGCTGGTGGACGCGGGCCTGTACCTGGGCCGCCTGTACCTGCGGCAGCACCGCAACGCGGACGCGCGCGCCCTGCTGGAGGCCGCCGCGCAGCAGGCGCCGGAGCACGCGGGCGTGCACGCGGGCCTGGGTGAGCTGGCGCTCGCGGAGAACAACAGCCTGCTCGCGCAGCAGGAGTTCGACCGCGCCGTGCAGCTGGACCCCAACCTGGCGGACGCCCACCTGGGCCTGTCGCGCGTGGCCCTGCTCAACGGCGACACCACCCTCGCGGAGACGGAGGCCAACCGCGCCCTGGAGCTGGATCCGCACCTCTTGAAGGACGGCCGGCTGCAGCGCGGCCTGGTCCTCTGGCGGCTGCACCGGCTGGACGAGGCCGCCGCGGAGCTGGAGAAGGCCAAGGGGGAGGACCCCCGCTCCATCACCACGCCCATCACCCTGGGCGCGGTGCTCCTGGAGAAGGGCGACCTGGCCGGCGCGGAGAGCAACCTGGGCCTCGCGCTGCGCAACGAGCCGTCCAACCACGAGGCGCTCTACTACCTGGGCCTCGTGCGCGCGAAGCGCTCCGAGTACACCCAGGCGCTCGACAGCATGAAGACCGCCGTGGACCGCGCGCCCAAGCGCCCGGACTACAAGTACGCGTACGGCGTCATCCTGCGCGACGCGAAGCGGCTGCCGGACGCCGTCGAGCAGTGGAAGGCCGCCGTGGAGCTGGAGCCCAACTACGCGGACGCGCACGAGGCCCTGGGCCACGCCTACCTGGAGCGCGGCGAGTTCGACGCGGCCATCGCCTCCTTCGAGGCGGCGCTCAAGGCGGATCCGCAGCGCACGCGGGTGATGGGCGCCATGGGCGACGTGCTCTTCAACGCCGCCCGCTGGGACGACGCCGTCCGCCGCTACCAGGCGGCGCTCAAGGCGGATCCGAAGCTCACGTACGTCTACTACAAGGTCGCGCGCGCCTTCACCGAGCAGGCCCAGTACGCCAAGGCCATCGACTGGTACAAGAAGGCCACCACCGCCGAGCCGGACAACGCGCAGTCCTTCTACTACCTGGGCTTCGCCTACAAGGAGCGCAACAAGCGCAAGGACGCCATCACGGCCTTCAAGGAGTACCTGGTGAAGAAGCCGGACGCGGCGGACAAGAAAGACATCGAGGACGAAATCTACGACCTCGAACACTGA
- a CDS encoding protoporphyrinogen/coproporphyrinogen oxidase: MDPIVILGAGLAGLSTAHFLKRPWRLIEKSDRVGGLIKTEVIDGCYFDPTGHWLHLRDPEIQQLVNTLWLPDQLVRIQRRAAIFSRDTFTRFPYQVNTHGLPPEVVAENLVGYVEAIYGEKGRALRERDPVNFEEFILRYMGEGFAKNFMLPYNQKLWTVHPREMSAAWVGRFVPRPTLKEVVDGALGAGSDQLGYNASFLYPREGGIESLARAMKQHLTGGELSVRTEPVSIDWKAKQVTLSDGRTLPYSGLVSSIALPALVDLLGKGASGVPDEVRAAAKRLRAFIVTYVCVGARGANRQPWHWIYLPEPEFHSYRIGAPSAVYAPLAPPDTASFSVEFSHHGELSVADAERFAVEDLVRSRMIHSADDILFAKGREIPNAYVLYDDAYGPAMAEVKRFLEHAGILMAGRYGKWEYASMEDAILDGRACARTLNG, from the coding sequence ATGGATCCCATCGTCATCCTCGGGGCGGGCCTGGCGGGCCTGTCCACCGCGCACTTCCTCAAGCGCCCCTGGCGCCTCATCGAGAAGTCCGACCGGGTCGGCGGCCTCATCAAGACCGAGGTCATCGACGGGTGTTACTTCGACCCCACCGGCCACTGGCTCCACCTGCGCGACCCGGAGATCCAGCAGCTGGTCAACACGCTCTGGCTCCCGGACCAACTGGTGCGCATCCAGCGCCGCGCCGCCATCTTCTCGCGCGACACCTTCACCCGCTTCCCCTACCAGGTGAACACCCACGGGCTGCCGCCGGAGGTCGTGGCGGAGAACCTGGTCGGCTACGTGGAGGCCATCTACGGGGAGAAGGGCCGCGCCCTGCGCGAGCGCGACCCCGTGAACTTCGAGGAGTTCATCCTCCGCTACATGGGTGAAGGCTTCGCGAAGAACTTCATGCTGCCCTACAACCAGAAGCTCTGGACCGTGCACCCGCGAGAGATGTCCGCCGCGTGGGTCGGCCGGTTCGTGCCGCGCCCCACCCTCAAGGAGGTCGTGGACGGGGCGCTCGGCGCGGGCAGTGATCAGCTGGGCTACAACGCGTCGTTCCTCTACCCGCGCGAGGGCGGCATCGAGAGCCTGGCGCGCGCCATGAAGCAGCACCTGACGGGCGGCGAGCTGAGCGTGCGCACGGAGCCCGTCTCCATTGACTGGAAGGCGAAGCAGGTCACGCTGTCGGACGGACGCACCCTGCCGTATTCGGGGCTGGTGTCCTCCATCGCGCTGCCGGCGCTGGTGGACCTGCTCGGGAAGGGCGCCTCCGGCGTGCCGGACGAGGTGCGGGCCGCGGCGAAGCGCCTGCGCGCCTTCATCGTCACGTACGTGTGCGTGGGCGCCCGGGGCGCGAACCGCCAGCCGTGGCATTGGATCTACCTGCCGGAGCCGGAGTTCCACTCGTACCGCATCGGGGCGCCGTCGGCGGTGTACGCGCCCCTGGCCCCTCCGGACACGGCCAGCTTCTCCGTGGAGTTCAGCCACCACGGCGAGCTGTCCGTCGCGGACGCGGAGCGGTTCGCGGTGGAGGACCTGGTGCGCTCGCGGATGATCCACTCGGCGGACGACATCCTCTTCGCGAAGGGGCGGGAGATTCCCAACGCGTACGTCCTCTACGACGACGCCTACGGCCCCGCGATGGCGGAGGTGAAGCGCTTCCTGGAGCACGCCGGCATCCTCATGGCGGGGCGCTACGGAAAGTGGGAGTACGCCTCCATGGAGGACGCCATCCTGGACGGGCGGGCTTGCGCCCGGACGCTGAACGGCTGA
- a CDS encoding glycosyltransferase family 2 protein has translation MALHLSVVIPVYNEESIIAQAAEELRQGLDARGLDYEIIFAENGSRDATPRLLEELCAKNPRLRWFHSETPNYGVALKAGILKARGTYVVCDEIDLCDLTFYDAALPRLERGEADMVVGSKAAKGASDQRPLIRRAATRVHNKLLRVALGFQGTDTHGLKAFRREALLPVIQKCVVDMDVFASEFVIRAWREGLNVMEIPIQLHEKRQPSIHLFKRVPNVLKNVGKLFYVIRVRGT, from the coding sequence ATGGCCCTGCACCTCTCCGTCGTCATCCCCGTCTACAACGAGGAGTCCATCATCGCCCAGGCAGCCGAAGAGCTGCGCCAGGGGCTGGATGCTCGCGGGCTCGACTACGAAATCATCTTCGCGGAGAACGGCTCGCGCGACGCGACGCCCCGGCTCCTGGAGGAGCTCTGCGCGAAGAACCCGCGTCTGCGCTGGTTCCACTCGGAGACGCCCAACTACGGCGTGGCGCTGAAGGCCGGTATCCTGAAGGCCCGGGGCACCTACGTGGTCTGCGATGAAATCGACCTCTGCGACCTGACCTTCTACGACGCGGCGCTGCCCCGGCTGGAGCGCGGCGAGGCGGACATGGTCGTGGGGTCCAAGGCGGCCAAGGGCGCGAGCGACCAGCGCCCACTCATCCGCCGCGCGGCCACGCGGGTGCACAACAAGCTGTTGCGCGTGGCGCTGGGCTTCCAGGGCACGGACACGCACGGCCTGAAGGCGTTCCGCCGCGAAGCGCTGCTGCCCGTCATCCAGAAGTGCGTGGTGGACATGGACGTGTTCGCCAGCGAGTTCGTCATCCGCGCGTGGCGCGAGGGGCTGAACGTCATGGAGATCCCCATCCAGCTCCATGAGAAGCGCCAGCCGTCCATCCACCTGTTCAAGCGCGTGCCCAACGTGCTCAAGAACGTGGGAAAGCTGTTCTACGTCATCCGCGTCCGCGGGACCTGA
- a CDS encoding polysaccharide deacetylase family protein, translating into MTAARLASISVDLDSLPHYCRIHGLPESLLDECARTLIHRVAVPRFLELFAAVGVPGTFFVIGEDLEADPGAVDGMRRSHAAGVEIASHSHAHDYALTRRGPDAIAEDLSRADEAILKAVGVRPSGFRAPGYTLNADLYAATVAQGYRYGSSAFPAAPYYAAKAAMMGALAALGRPSRSVLDTPRVLLAPRVPYRPDPAQPYRRGSGAVLELPMTVTPVVRFPFIGTFATTLPLGTMRAAYRTCRTDAFFNFELHGVDVLDATDGIPPELARQQRDLRVSASKKMERLRGIFQWLKDDFDVVTLRDAAGQLSATL; encoded by the coding sequence ATGACGGCAGCGCGCCTGGCGTCCATCTCCGTCGACCTGGATTCGCTGCCGCACTACTGCCGGATCCACGGGCTGCCCGAGTCGCTGCTCGATGAGTGCGCGCGGACGCTGATCCACCGCGTGGCGGTGCCGCGCTTCCTGGAGCTGTTCGCGGCAGTGGGCGTGCCCGGGACGTTCTTCGTCATCGGCGAGGACCTGGAAGCGGACCCCGGCGCGGTGGACGGCATGCGGCGCTCCCACGCGGCAGGGGTGGAGATTGCCAGTCACAGCCATGCCCATGACTACGCGCTCACCCGGCGCGGGCCGGACGCCATCGCGGAGGACCTGTCGCGCGCGGACGAGGCCATCCTGAAGGCCGTGGGCGTGCGTCCTTCGGGCTTTCGCGCCCCGGGCTACACGCTGAACGCGGACCTGTACGCGGCCACGGTGGCGCAGGGCTACCGGTACGGTTCGTCCGCGTTCCCGGCGGCGCCGTACTACGCGGCGAAGGCGGCGATGATGGGGGCGCTCGCGGCGCTGGGGCGGCCGTCGCGCTCCGTGCTGGATACGCCTCGCGTGCTGCTGGCGCCGCGCGTGCCGTACCGGCCGGACCCCGCGCAGCCCTACCGTCGTGGTTCGGGGGCCGTGCTGGAGCTGCCCATGACGGTGACGCCAGTGGTGCGCTTCCCGTTCATCGGCACGTTCGCGACGACGCTGCCGCTCGGAACGATGCGCGCCGCGTACCGCACGTGCCGGACGGATGCGTTCTTCAACTTCGAGCTGCACGGCGTCGACGTGCTGGACGCCACGGACGGGATTCCCCCGGAGCTCGCGCGGCAGCAGCGCGACCTGCGCGTGAGCGCCTCGAAGAAGATGGAGCGGCTGCGCGGCATCTTCCAATGGCTCAAGGACGACTTCGACGTCGTCACCCTTCGCGACGCGGCGGGGCAGCTGTCCGCGACGCTCTGA
- a CDS encoding DUF2252 family protein, whose amino-acid sequence MHIPSKRSLPSRTSGSTVAATVLTLASSGAGAGRLAPDISDFQPQATPSRTGDTVAGNTLAPRQARASGLERPPSQAVSFVRDFNARLDLPPARLKEKLAQMRESPSAMFRAMPALFHADLRGPYAREARLTDRPAPDIRVVGDAHVGNLGTFRGPEGKPVWGLNDFDQTGTASPEADLTRLATSAVLTAREAGLSTSEQGKAVEALAKNYFETLELLADGDANPGAFLDKKESSGPVKDLIGKARDTSAKDLLSKYVKLDGSKGPRFLTSDTLKPLDAEKKAAVRTTLASYEKTLDGTEGVAVPLRVLDLAERLDAGGSSYGLERDYVLVGAADPKAPPVLLELKELLASGVASPPVPANGADVVKAQEELGGAVNPLTGAVNMGGRAFLVREVEPEKNKLDDAVLGKKKALRSTFEQAGVVLARAHGHTQAQAMCLEDWVGGDTKGATKRLVAFAQAYADQTEADWKALKAAR is encoded by the coding sequence ATGCACATCCCGTCCAAACGCTCCCTCCCCTCCCGGACGTCTGGCTCCACTGTCGCCGCCACGGTGCTGACGCTCGCCTCCTCCGGGGCCGGAGCGGGACGGCTGGCCCCTGACATCAGCGACTTCCAGCCCCAGGCCACCCCGTCACGGACGGGCGACACCGTGGCGGGGAACACCCTGGCGCCCCGGCAGGCCCGGGCGTCCGGACTGGAGCGGCCGCCGTCACAGGCCGTGTCCTTCGTGCGCGACTTCAACGCGCGGCTGGACCTGCCGCCCGCGCGCCTGAAGGAGAAGCTGGCGCAGATGCGTGAGAGCCCCTCCGCCATGTTCCGCGCCATGCCCGCCCTGTTCCACGCGGACCTGCGGGGCCCGTACGCGCGGGAGGCCCGGCTGACGGACCGGCCCGCGCCGGACATCCGGGTGGTGGGCGACGCGCACGTGGGCAACCTGGGCACGTTCCGGGGTCCCGAGGGCAAGCCGGTGTGGGGGCTCAACGACTTCGACCAGACGGGCACCGCGTCGCCGGAAGCGGACCTCACGCGCCTGGCCACCAGCGCGGTCCTCACCGCGCGCGAGGCGGGCCTGTCCACCAGCGAGCAGGGCAAGGCGGTGGAGGCGCTCGCGAAGAACTACTTCGAGACGCTGGAGCTGCTGGCGGACGGCGACGCGAACCCGGGGGCCTTCCTGGACAAGAAGGAGTCCTCCGGCCCGGTGAAGGACCTCATCGGGAAGGCGCGCGACACGTCCGCGAAGGACCTGCTGTCCAAGTACGTGAAGCTCGACGGCTCGAAGGGGCCGCGCTTCCTCACGTCGGACACGCTCAAGCCGCTGGACGCGGAGAAGAAGGCGGCGGTGCGGACCACGCTGGCGTCCTACGAGAAGACCCTGGATGGCACGGAGGGCGTGGCCGTCCCCCTGAGGGTGCTGGACCTGGCGGAGCGGCTGGACGCGGGGGGCAGCAGCTATGGCCTGGAGCGCGACTACGTGCTCGTGGGCGCGGCGGATCCGAAGGCGCCGCCCGTGCTGCTGGAGTTGAAGGAGCTGCTCGCGTCTGGAGTGGCGTCGCCCCCGGTGCCCGCGAACGGCGCGGACGTGGTGAAGGCGCAGGAGGAGCTGGGCGGCGCGGTGAACCCGCTCACCGGCGCGGTGAACATGGGCGGCCGGGCGTTCCTCGTGCGCGAGGTGGAGCCGGAGAAGAACAAGCTGGACGACGCCGTGCTCGGGAAGAAGAAGGCCCTGCGCTCCACCTTCGAACAGGCGGGCGTCGTGCTGGCCCGCGCCCACGGCCACACGCAGGCCCAGGCGATGTGCCTGGAGGACTGGGTGGGCGGAGACACGAAGGGGGCCACGAAGCGGCTGGTCGCCTTCGCGCAGGCCTACGCGGATCAGACCGAGGCCGACTGGAAGGCCCTGAAGGCCGCGCGCTGA
- a CDS encoding lysophospholipid acyltransferase family protein: MLERFSDKVKKGLREWTERMAGEQQSDQLQALARTENEYGVDPFGFNLDYSLAAIAPFMWLYRHYFRVEAYGADRIPQGRVLLVSNHSGQLPLDGAMIGIALMVEGNPPRAIRSMVEKWVPSLPYVSTFMARVGQIVGTPENCRRLLEAEEAILVFPEGTRGLNKLWPQRYQLQEFGLGFMRLALETNTPIVPIAVVGAEEQAPALMNLKPVAKLLGFPSFPITPTGTPFPLPTKYRIYFGDALHFTGRADDEDSELDKKVRTVKASIQAMLHQGLKERRGVFW, from the coding sequence ATGCTGGAGCGTTTCAGCGACAAGGTGAAGAAGGGCCTGCGCGAGTGGACCGAGCGCATGGCCGGCGAGCAGCAGTCCGACCAACTCCAGGCCCTGGCCCGGACGGAGAACGAGTACGGGGTGGATCCGTTCGGGTTCAACCTGGACTACAGCCTGGCCGCCATCGCCCCGTTCATGTGGCTCTACCGCCACTACTTCCGGGTGGAGGCCTACGGCGCGGACCGCATCCCCCAGGGGCGGGTGCTGCTGGTGTCCAACCACTCCGGCCAGCTGCCGCTGGACGGCGCGATGATTGGCATCGCCCTGATGGTGGAGGGCAACCCGCCGCGCGCCATCCGCAGCATGGTGGAGAAGTGGGTGCCGTCCCTGCCGTACGTCTCCACGTTCATGGCGCGCGTGGGCCAGATTGTCGGCACGCCGGAGAACTGCCGGCGGCTGCTGGAGGCGGAGGAGGCCATCCTCGTGTTCCCGGAGGGCACGCGCGGGCTCAACAAGCTGTGGCCCCAGCGCTACCAGCTCCAGGAGTTTGGCCTGGGCTTCATGCGCCTGGCGCTGGAGACGAACACGCCCATCGTGCCCATCGCCGTGGTGGGCGCGGAGGAGCAGGCCCCCGCGCTGATGAACCTGAAGCCGGTGGCGAAGCTGTTGGGCTTCCCGTCCTTCCCCATCACCCCCACGGGCACGCCCTTCCCGCTGCCCACGAAGTACCGCATCTACTTCGGCGACGCGCTCCACTTCACCGGCCGCGCGGACGACGAGGACAGCGAGCTGGACAAGAAGGTGCGCACCGTGAAGGCCTCCATCCAGGCCATGCTTCATCAGGGCCTCAAGGAACGCCGGGGGGTGTTCTGGTGA